tttccttgTTTTCATATTTCCTACATTCAAATGCGGACATCGTAcgctatttttgtttctttgcaGTCTCCAGTgctctatttattataatatctgcATTTCTTCGTTCATGCTTtcgttttaaacgtttcttctttctgAGAACATTATCCCAATTAATTTGACTTTGCATTCTTAAATCTTTGCTATCTACAATTCCAGGAGTAATTTCGGACTCTAAAGTCGAAACACTGTGCTTTTGCGATACTTTCCTAAGAGGATTTAAGACCTCCATCGAATCGACTTGCCAAGGAAGTAAACCAATTGGACAGTTCGGCCAACAGTAATTTACTGGAAaagatttcaattattaacattacattcgtagttaatatttttatttcataaaaagtaGTTTTATGTACTCACTAAGTGGTAATTTCCAACAAGAATTTCGAACCTTTTGAtcggttaaaaaatgagaTGTTCTATCTTGTTCATTATCTACATTTAGAACATGATCGTCAAATTGATTATGAATATCTTTAAgagtaaaaatttgttgacaTTCGCTAGAACTTTCATCGTTCGTTATGTTTCCTTCTGCATAAATGTTcagcaaatttaataataattgtttcttctCGTCGTCTAGTTTTGGATTTATTAATTCCAATATTGgtgcaataaatttaatagagAACTTATTTgcgtttaatataaattttgaaactaattTGATGTTAGTTAAACAAGGTAACActatatttgataaattaaaccATAGAGTATATTTTAGATGCGGATAAATACGATGCGTTTCTTCCTTCACTTTGTGTTCAAAAGCTTTTGGCGATAACTTTTTTTGCGTCGTTTCCATCTCATATTCTAAAGTTCGAGATATACTGTGGGCAACATCTAGTTTCACAAAACTGTAACATATAGAACTAATCCATAAAGAAGCTGAAGATCTTCTGTCTTTATTTACTTCTTCGTTATCTATTAAATCGAGTAATTCCAAAATAACTGTTTCCATCATTCCTTTTTCGcatagtaaaaatataatatctttCCAAAATTCCATCATATTCAGTGGCAAAAGATGATTTAGGAAATCATTTTCggtatttttttctcgaacaaaaattaataaaatatctttgctTGGTAA
The sequence above is drawn from the Hylaeus volcanicus isolate JK05 chromosome 2, UHH_iyHylVolc1.0_haploid, whole genome shotgun sequence genome and encodes:
- the LOC128872780 gene encoding uncharacterized protein LOC128872780; amino-acid sequence: MALSVKQEDVKQVPWFSLTEWHQVYRQIYSNDMVEQKKAYEMLLVWKSRMPKLPVGVDCTLSIMQVCLRDREWTPKINSGELPISYENDLCLMYSTTIMRFLNHISNIGHTKQTSLFQIAKQLNIPEWIVNLRHDTAHGHELPSIGVLRIAINILLTWLHEEYWITETKRIEESIVTSESVNEIQETEEIQEFGDLIELWTAVSLYIHAGYYLVSDIPDPQLKETLQDLRLYAMSLSQQNNETIENDKDNFAETASDDIRKDKKYTLATARYVLLSEISRYLSKKSIPNKKNVVCNALFNSEAFLPSKDILLIFVREKNTENDFLNHLLPLNMMEFWKDIIFLLCEKGMMETVILELLDLIDNEEVNKDRRSSASLWISSICYSFVKLDVAHSISRTLEYEMETTQKKLSPKAFEHKVKEETHRIYPHLKYTLWFNLSNIVLPCLTNIKLVSKFILNANKFSIKFIAPILELINPKLDDEKKQLLLNLLNIYAEGNITNDESSSECQQIFTLKDIHNQFDDHVLNVDNEQDRTSHFLTDQKVRNSCWKLPLINYCWPNCPIGLLPWQVDSMEVLNPLRKVSQKHSVSTLESEITPGIVDSKDLRMQSQINWDNVLRKKKRLKRKHERRNADIIINRALETAKKQK